The Streptomyces capitiformicae genome contains the following window.
GCCTGCTGGCCCTCGCGGACACCTCGCAGCACATCATGATGGTCGCGGACGCCGACGCCCGGGTGCTGTGGCGGGAGGGCAGCACGGCGGTGCTCCGCAAGGCCGACGGGCAGGGACTCGGGATCGGCGCGGACTGGCGGGAGGAGACGGTGGGCACCAACGGCGTGGGCACTCCCCTCGTGTCCCGCCGCCCCGTACAGGTCTTCTCCGCCGAGCACTTCGTGCACGCCCTGCACTCCTGGACCTGCACCGGAGCCCCCATCACCGACCCGCGCGACGGCCGGCTCCTCGGCGCGGTGGACATCAGCGGCCCTCTGGAGACTCTGCACCCCTTCACCCTCGCGCTGGTGGACTCGGTCGCCAAACTCGCCCAGGCCCGTCTGCGTGACCTCCACCTGACCTCGCTGGAGCAACTGCGGGCGGTGGCGGCCCCGGTGCTGGCCCGTATCGACGGCCGCGCGATCGCCGTCGACAGGGACGGCTGGACGGCCGCGGTCACCGGCATGCCGTACACCAACCGTCTGGCCCTGCCCGACCCCGTCTCGCCGGGCCGCTGCTGGCTGCCCACGCTCGGCCTCTGCTGGGTCGAACCCCTCCCCTCCGGCTGGTTGATACGCCCCACGGCGGACCCGCCCCCCGCCTCCACCGCCACCCACATCACCCTCGACCTCGCGCACCCGCGCCGCTCGACAGTCACCGTCACCAGCTGCACCGGCTCCTGGACCCATGACCTCACCCCCCGCCACGCCGAACTCCTCTACCTCCTCGCCCTCCATCGCGGCGGCCGCAGTGCTTCCGCCCTGGCCGACGACATGTTCGGCGACCCCACCCGTACCGTCACCGTCCGCGCCGAGATGTCCCGCGTACGCCGCTACCTCGGCGCCTTCCTCGACCACCGGCCGTACCGTTTCACCGAACGCGCCAAGGTCGAAGTCCGCCTCCCCGAAAGCCCGTTGGACCTGCTGCCGCACTCGCTGGCACCGGGGGTGGTACGCGCCCGAGCGGCCTCGGGCGGTCAGCCGTGGCTGGAACGGAGGTGAGGGATCTCCCTGTATTTCCCGCGTCAACGGGGTGACCCGTGGCCCACTGACGTAGCATCCCTTCCAGGCCACCCCACCTGCCCCTCCGTCAAGATCCTGATGACGGGAAGCAGTTGGCCCGCGCCACCCCGGGAGGTTGGTTGTATGAAGCACCGCGGCAGGCACCGTCGGCGCAGGAGAGGGCGTGCGCTGCGCGCGTCTCTGGCGGGGACCGCGCTGGCGCTCACGGCGGCGGCCACGTTGATCAGTACGTCCCAGGCGACGGGGAGCGGCACGCCGGGCGCCCTGTCCTCGATCGGCTCCTCCTCCCAACTGCGTGAGTTCCAGCTGCGTGAGAGCCTCGTCGACGAGACCGCCCTCGACGCGCTGACCTCGGAGATGGGCGGCGGTGTCGGTGTCGACGAGGTGCTGGGCAGCGCCAATCACACGATGCGCACCGAGGCCGACTGCTACGACACCGAAAAGGCCGCCCTGCCCGTCGAGCCGGCGGTCGCCCGGGCGTACTGCTGGGAGTCCGGCGACGCCGTCAACGACAACTGGCTTCCCCAGTCCGTCACCACCTCCCGCGACAACCGGGTCATCGTCTCCGGATGGACGCACACGGCGCGCACCGGCGGCGCGGACGACGAGGGGCTCGCCAGGGTCGCCTTCGTCGACGCGAGTGATCCGGCGAACCTCACGTACCGGTGGACCCTTCTCGTCGTCCCGAAGGCCGACGGCGACGGATTCGAGGCCGTGCGCTCCGGGCTCGGCGGTATGGCCTGGTACGAGGACAAGCTGATCGTCACCGCGCGGAGCCCCGAGAGCACCGGACGGCAGGACGACTCCCTCTATGTCTTCGACCTCCGCCGGTTCCTCCGCGCCGATGTGACCGGCAGTGATGTCATCGGCAAGGTCGGCGACGGCTGGTCGGCCCATCACTACCGGTACGTGCTACCGGCGGTCGCCTCGTACAGCCCGTCGTCCGGCGGCGGCTGTGACGCGCGTGACAACGACGGGGTGCCCTGCTTCGGCTCCCTCTCGCTCGACCGGACATCGACCCCGCCCAGCGTCGTCGCGAACGAGTGGTTCCGGCCGAGCAGTGAGGAGCCTGCCCGCGTCTGGCGCTACGCCCTCGACATCACCCCCGAGCGCGTCGGCCTGCTCACCGCCTCCGGCGCCCGGGCCGACGTCGACGCGGTTCAGGCGTACGAGACCGGGGCCGCGGGTGTCCAGGGTGTCCTCTCCCACAAGGGCGACTGGTACGTCGGTCAGGCCGGCCGGGACCGCGAGGTGCGCGGCACGTTGTGGCGTCAGGACGAGGACGGCGCGCGGGCCGCCAAGTGCGCGGGCGACGTCGCGGGGAGCAAGGCGTACGCCTGCTGGGGGCGGCACACCGCCTCCCTCTCGTACTCGCCGGTGACCGGCGAAGTGTGGACGCTCACCGATCCGATCCCCGCGCGCGTGCTGTACGCGGTGAGGCTGTCGAAGGTCGACAGCGCGCTGGGCTGATGATTTTCTGACCTCATGAGCAGCAGTACGGTCACCACGTGGTCCCTGGAGCAGACGTCCCCGTGCGACCTCCTCCCCGCCGCCGCCCCCGACGGCGACGGCGTCCGTATCGTCCGCTCCGAGGTCCCCTCCCCCGAGTTCAGCCGGTTCCTCTACGCCTCTGTCGGCGGCGACATCCGCTGGATCGACCGGCTGCCGTGGTCGTACGCCCGCTGGCAGGAGTACCTGGACCGGCCCGGCGTGGAGACGTGGGTCGCGTACGACCGGGGCACGCCCGCGGGGTATGTGGAGTTCGAGCCGCAGGACGCCGGGGCGGTGGAGATCGGGTACTTCGGGCTGATCCCGGCCTTCCGGGGCCGGCGCATCGGCGGGCATCTGCTGTCGTACGCGACCGCCCGGGCCTGGGACCTCGCCGACCGCTGGCCGGGGCTGCCGCCCACCAAGCGGGTCTGGCTGCGCACCTGCACCCGGGACGGGGAGCACGCCATGGGCAACTACCTGCGGCGGGGGTTCAAGCTGTTCGACACCAAGGTGACCGAGGAGGCGGACGTGGCCGCGCCCGGACCTTGGCCCGGGGCCTAGGGCGTGTTGCGGAAGTCCCGTCGTCCGGATCGGGAATCATTCCCGGAGTCGCCATGACCCACATCACATCGTCTCGCGATGCGAGACAACCCTGTCCGGAATGTGGATGATGGTGGACTGAGTCTAAAGAGCCGTGCCACGCTTCCGTCATGTCTGGAACTGGAATTGCCTTGGTGAGTCGGCGGCACGTCGACCTCGGCCGCGTCTCCAGCGCCATGTGTCCGGCGAGCTGAGACCTGCAGCACAGCCGCTTCCTGTTCCTCGCATCTCCTCTGCCGCGCAACGCCGCGCACGTATGCCCACGTGCACGCGCAGGTAAGAGCCTCCCGCCCGCCACCCGACCACCGCCCCTCATCGACGGCGCTGGGCGCCGACCCCTCCCGTCGCTGTCCCGAAGGACGTACAAACCATGGCCGCCACCCCGCAGAACTCCGCCACGCCCCGCCGCAAGGTGAGCCGTCACCGTGGCGAAGGACAGTGGGCCGCGGGACACTTCACCCCGCTGAACGGCAACGAGCAGTTCAAGAAGGACGACGACGGTCTCAATGTGCGGACACGCATTGAGACCATCTACTCGAAGCGCGGCTTCGACTCGATCGACCCCAACGACCTGCGCGGCCGGATGCGCTGGTGGGGGCTGTACACCCAGCGCAAGCCCGGGATCGACGGCGGTAAGACCGCCATCCTGGAGCCGGAGGAGCTGGACGACAAGTACTTCATGCTGCGGGTGCGCATCGACGGCGGTCGGCTGACCACACGGCAGCTGCGGGTGATCGGTGAGATCTCGCAGGAGTTCGCGCGGGGCACGGCCGACATCACCGACCGGCAGAACGTGCAGTACCACTGGATCCGGGTCGAGGACGTGCCCGAGATCTGGGAGCGGCTGGAGGCCGTGGGGCTGTCCACGACCGAGGCCTGCGGTGACACGCCGCGTGTGATCATCGGTTCGCCCGTCGCGGGGATCGCCGCGGACGAGATCATCGACGGCACCCCGGCCATGGACGAGATCCACCGGCGGATCGTCGGCAACAAGGACTTCTCGAACCTGCCCCGCAAGTTCAAGTCCGCCATCTCCGGCTCCCCGCTGCTCGACGTGGCGCACGAGATCAACGACATCGCCTTCGTCGGTGTCCGCCACCCCGAGCACGGCCCCGGCTTCGACGTCTGGGTCGGCGGCGGTCTGTCCACCAACCCCAAGATCGGGCAGCGGCTCGGCACCTGGGTGCCGCTGGACGAGGTCCCGGACGTCTACGAGGGCGTCATCTCGATCTTCCGTGACTACGGTTACCGGCGCCTTCGTACGCGCGCTCGCCTGAAGTTCCTGCTCGCCGACTGGGGCACGGAGAAGTTCCGTCAGGTGCTGGAGGACGAGTACCTCAAGCGCAAGCTGATCGACGGCCCCGCCCCGGACCAGCCGGTGGCGCGCTGGCGCGACCACGTCGGTGTGCACCAGCAGAACGACGGCCGGTTCTACGTCGGGTTCGCCCCGCGGGTCGGCCGTGTCGACGGGACCACGCTCACGAAGATCGCCGACCTCGCGGAGGCGCACGGCTCGGGCCGGGTCCGTACGACCGTCGAGCAGAAGATGATCGTGCTGGACGTCACCGAGGACCAGGTCGACTCGCTCGTCGCGGGTCTTGAGGCCCTGGACCTCACGGTGCACCCGTCCCCGTTCCGGCGGGGCACGATGGCCTGCACCGGCATCGAGTACTGCAAGCTCGCGATCGTCGAGACGAAGGCGCGCGGCGCCTCGCTGATCGACGAACTGGAGCGCCGTATCCCGGACTTCGACGAGCCGATCACCATCAACATCAACGGCTGCCCGAACGCCTGTGCCCGTATCCAGGTGGCGGACATCGGTCTCAAGGGCCAGCTCGTCCTCAACGACCAGGGCGAGCAGGTCGAGGGCTTCCAGGTGCACCTGGGCGGCGCGCTCGGCCTGGAGGCCGGGTTCGGCCGCAAGGTGCGCGGCCTGAAGGTCACCTCCGAGGAGCTGCCCGACTACGTCGAGCGCGTCCTGAAGCGGTTCCAGGAGGAGCGCGAGGACGGCGAGCGGTTCGCCACCTGGGTCACCCGGGCCAGCGAGGAGGCACTGTCGTGAGCGAGCGGGCCGCCCCCTTCTACTGCCCCTACTGCGGTGACGAAGACCTGCGCCCGAGCGAAGAGAGTCATGGCGCGTGGGAATGCGGAGCCTGCAATCGAGCCTTCCAGTTGAAGTTCCTCGGGCTGCTGGCCCGAGGGCTGCAACGAGCCGACAGCGGAGGGGATCACATATGACGACCGTTCAGGCGGATTCGGATACATCCCTGGAGGACGAGAACCCGGCCGACCCCGAGGCGGCGAAGCGCGCGGAGCTCAAGGCGCTCGCCGAGCAGGCCGGCCGTGATCTGGAGGACTCCTCGGCGCTCGAGATCCTCCAGTGGGCCGTGGACACCTTCGGCAAGCGTTTCTGTGTGACCTCCTCGATGGAGGACGCCGTGGTCGCGCACCTCGCCTCCCGGGCCCGGCCCGGTGTGGACGTGGTGTTCCTCGACACCGGCTACCACTTCCCGGAGACGATCGGCACCCGGGACGCGGTCGAGGCCGTGATGGATGTGAACGTCCTCACGATCACCCCGCGTCAGACGGTCGCCGAGCAGGACGCCGAGTACGGGCCCAGGCTGCACGACCGCGACCCGGACCTGTGCTGCTTCCTGCGCAAGGTCAAGCCGCTCGAAGAGGGCCTGACCCGGTTCGACGCGTGGGCGACGGGTCTGCGCCGCGACGAGTCCGAGACCCGGGCGAACACCCCGGTCGTCGGCTGGGACGAGAAGCGCGGCAAGGTCAAGATCTCCCCGATCGCGCGCTGGACCCAGGACGACGTGGACGCCTACGTCGTTGAGCACGGTGTGCTCACCAACCCCCTGCTCATGGACGGTTACACATCCGTGGGCTGTGCCCCCTGCACCCGCCGTGTCGCCGACGGCGAGGACGCGCGTGCCGGCCGTTGGGCAGGCAGCGCCAAGACCGAGTGCGGACTGCACCTGTGACCGCCATCACTGTGCCTGTGACGAACCAGGAGAACCAAGTGACGACCGGAGCCACCGTCTGGCTCACGGGTCTGCCGAGCGCCGGCAAGACCACCATCGCGTACGAGCTCGCGGGCCGGCTGCGCGAGGAGGGCCACCTCGTCGAGGTGCTCGACGGCGACGAGATCCGTGAGTTCCTCACCGCCGACCTCGGCTTCAGCCGCGCCGACCGGCACACCAACGTGCAGCGCATCGGCTTCCTCGCCGACATGCTCGCCCGTAACGGCGTCAAGGCACTGGTGCCGGTCATCGCGCCGTACGCCGACAGCCGCGAGGCCGTCCGCAAGCGGCACGACGCGAGCGGCGCCGCCTACCTCGAGGTGCATGTGGCCACGCCGGTCGAGGTGTGCTCCGTACGCGATGTGAAGGGGCTGTACGCCAAGCAGGCCGCCGGTGAGATCTCCGGGCTGACCGGGGTCGACGACCCGTACGAGGCGCCCGAGAACCCCGATCTGCGTATCGAGTCGCAGGACCAGACGGTGCGGGAGTCCGCGGCGCTGGTCCACAAGCTGCTCACCGAGAGGGGTCTGGCATGACGACGACCGTCGCCACCGTCTCCGAGGAGACCGGCACCCCGTACGTCCTCTCGCACCTGGACGCCCTGGAGTCGGAGGCCGTCCACATCTTCCGCGAGGTGGCGGGCGAGTTCGAGCGGCCGGTGATCCTCTTCTCCGGCGGCAAGGACTCCATCGTCATGCTCCACCTGGCGCTGAAGGCGTTCGCCCCGGCGGCGATCCCCTTCTCGCTGCTGCACGTGGACACCGGGCACAACTTCCCCGAGGTCATCGACTACCGCGACCGGACCGTCGAGAAGCACGGCCTCAGGCTGCATGTGGCCTCCGTGCAGGACTACATCGACCGCGGAGTCCTCAAGGAGCGCCCCGACGGCACCCGCAACCCGCTCCAGACGGTGCCGCTGACGGAGAAGATCCAGACGGAGAAGTTCGACGCCGTCTTCGGTGGTGGCCGTCGGGACGAGGAGAAGGCCCGCGCCAAGGAGCGGGTGTTCTCGCTGCGGGACGAGTTCTCGCAGTGGGACCCGCGCCGGCAGCGGCCCGAGCTGTGGCAGCTCTACAACGGCCGCCACGCGCCGGGCGAGCACGTCCGCGTCTTCCCGCTCTCCAACTGGACCGAGCTGGACGTCTGGCAGTACATCGCCCGTGAGGGCATCGAGCTGCCGGAGATCTACTTCGCGCACGAGCGTGAGGTGTTCATGCGGGCCGGTATGTGGCTGACGGCCGGCGAGTGGGGTGGCCCCAAGGACGGCGAGGCCGTCGAGAAGCGCCTCATCCGTTACCGGACCGTGGGTGACATGTCCTGTACCGGGGCCGTCGACTCCGACGCGGTGACCCTCGATCAGGTCATCGCCGAGATCGCCGCGTCCCGGCTCACCGAGCGGGGCGCGACCCGCGCCGACGACAAGCTGTCCGAGGCCGCGATGGAAGACCGTAAGCGCGAGGGGTACTTCTAAGCATGAGCACGACCACGGAACTCACCGAGACGACCCTTCTGCGTTTCGCGACCGCCGGTTCGGTCGACGACGGCAAGTCCACGCTCGTCGGCCGGCTGCTGCACGACTCCAAGTCGATCCTCACCGACCAGCTGGAGGCCGTGGAGCGCGCCTCGGCGAGCCGTGGCCAGGAGGGCCCGGACCTGGCGCTCCTCACCGACGGTCTGCGGGCCGAGCGGGAGCAGGGCATCACCATCGACGTGGCGTACCGCTACTTCGCCACCGCCCGCCGCCGGTTCATCCTCGCCGACACGCCCGGCCATGTGCAGTACACCCGCAACATGGTGACGGGCGCCTCCACCGCCGAGCTGACGGTGATCCTCGTCGACGCCCGCAACGGTGTCGTCGAGCAGACCCGCCGGCACGCCGCGATCGCCGCGCTGCTGCGCGTCCCGCACGTGGTCCTCGCCGTCAACAAGATGGACCTCGTCGGCTACGAGGAGCAGGTCTTCGCGTCGATCGCCGAGAAGTTCACGGCGTACGCGACCGAGCTGGGCGTCCCCGAGGTCACCTCCATCCCGATCTCGGCACTGGCCGGTGACAACGTGGTGGAGCCGTCCGCGAACATGGACTGGTACGGCGGGCCGACGTTCCTGGAGCACCTGGAGACCGTGCCGGTCAGCCACGACATGGCGCACTGCCACGCCCGGCTGCCCGTGCAGTTCGTGATCCGTCCGCAGACGGCCGAGCACCCGGACTACCGGGGGTACGCGGGTCAGATCGCGGCCGGTACGTTCCGGGTCGGCGACCCGGTGACGGTGCTCCCCTCCGGCCGTACGACGAAGGTCTCGGGCATCGACCTGCTCGGCAAGCCGGTCGAGGCGGCCTACACCCCGCAGTCGGTGACGCTCCTGCTGGAGGACGACATCGACATCTCGCGCGGTGACCTGATCGTGCCGAGCAAGGACGCGCCCTCGACCACGCAGGACATCGAGGCGACCGTCTGCCATGTCGCCGACCAGCCGCTCACCGTGGGCCACCGGGTGCTGCTCAAGCACGGCACCCGTACGGTCAAGGCGATCGTCAAGGACATCCCGTCGCGGCTCACGCTCGACGACCTGTCCCTGCACCCGCACCCCGGGCAGCTCGTCGCCAACGACATCGGCCGGGTGAAGATCCGCGCCGCTGAGGCGCTGCCGGTCGACTCGTACGCCGACTCCCGCCGCACCGGTTCGTTCATCCTGATCGACCCGGCCGACGGTACGACGCTGACCGCCGGCATGGTCGGCGAGTCGTTCGCCTCGCCCGAGCCCGTCAAGGACGAGGCCGAGGACGACGGGTGGGACTTCTGACATGAACTCCCTGGACTACTACGCGACGTTCGCGAAGGAGGGCGGCCGGGTCGGCAGCGGCGCCCTTGGCTGGGGGTGCCCCCGAACGGAGTTTGGGGGAGGGCAGGGCGGAGTCGCCCGATGTGCGTGATGCCGTACGGGCCCGGCCCACATGCCCGCCGTAGACGACGACCTGCCGATCTCCCGGCCACGACCTGAAAGACCGTGACCGCCGGGCCTACGAGAGGAACCCCTCCCGTGCCTGTCGCACCCGCCGTACGCCGTACCCTCGCGGTCCTCGCCGCGCTCCCCCTGCTCACGCTCGCCGCCTGCGGCTACGGCTCCCAGGCCAAGAGCGACGGCAGGCAGCGGATCGCCGCCGGCGCCGAGAAGATCGACGGTCTCGACGCCGTGCAGATCGGCTACTTCGGCAATCTGACGCACGCGACCGCGTTGGTCGGGCAGGACCAGGGGTTCTTCCAGAAGGAGCTCGGCGCCACGAAGGCCGAGTACACGGCCTTCAACGCGGGGCCCTCGGAGATCGAGGCGCTCAACGCCGGGTCCATCGACATCGGCTGGATCGGCCCGTCTCCGGCGATCAACGGCTACACCAAGGCGGACGGCACGAACCTGCGCATCATCGGCGGTGCGGCGTCCGGCGGGGTCAAGCTCGTGGTGAACCCGGACCGGATCAAGACCCTGAAGGACGTCAAGGGCAAGAAGATCGCCACCCCGCAGCTCGGCAACACGCAGGACGTGGCCTTCCTCAACTGGATCGCGGAGCAGGGCTGGAAGGTCGACGCGCAGAGCGGCCAGGGCGATGTGTCGGTGGTCCGCACGGACAACGCCATCGCGCCGAACGCCTACAAGTCCGGCTCCATCGACGGCGCGTGGGTGCCGGAGCCGACCGCGTCCAAGCTGGTCGCCGAGGGCGCGAAGGTGCTGCTGGACGAGGCGGACCTGTGGCCGGACAAGAAGTTCGTGATCACGAACATCATCGTGCGGCAGGACTTCCTGAAGAAGTACCCGAAGGTCGTCGAGGCCGTGCTGCGGGGCTCGGTGGAGACCAACGCGTGGATCGCCGCCAACCCCGACAAGGCGAAGGCGTCGGCGAACGCCCAGCTCAAGGCCGACTCCGGCAAGGAACTCCCGGCGAACGTGCTCGGCCCGGCGTGGGAGTCCATCCAGTTCGTCGACGACCCGCTGGCGTCCACCCTGCGGACCGAGGCGGACCACGCGGTCAAGGCCGGGCTGCTGGAGCAGCCGAAGCTGGACGGCATCTACGACGTGAGGCCGCTCAACAAGGTCCTCAAGGCCGCGGGTGAACCCGAGGTCGACGACGCCGGGCTCGGCGTCAAGTGACCGAGAAGCCAGAGAAGTCTGATGAGTCCGATGAGTTCCCAGTGATTCCCAGGAGGTGACGACCATGGCAACCGCCCTCGCCAAGGCCGCCGACAGCGTTCTCGCGGTCGAGCACGCCGCCCGTATCGAGCATGTCTCGAAGTCCTTCCCCGGGCCTGCCGGGCAGCAGCTCGTCCTGGACGACATCAGCCTCGATGTCGCTCCGGGCGAGTTCGTCACCCTCCTGGGTGCCTCGGGCTGTGGCAAGTCGACGCTGCTCAACCTGGTCGCAGGGCTGGACAGGCCGACCTCGGGCAGCATCACGACCGATGGACGTCCGGCCCTGATGTTCCAGGAGCACGCTCTGTTCCCGTGGCTGACCGCGGGCAAGAACGTCGAACTCGCCCTGAAGCTCAGGGGGGTTCCGAAGAACGAGCGGCGCGAGCGGGCCGAGGAGCTGCTGGAGCTGGTCCGGCTCAAGGGCGCGTACGGCAAGCGCGTCCACGAGCTGTCCGGCGGTAT
Protein-coding sequences here:
- a CDS encoding GNAT family N-acetyltransferase; the protein is MSSSTVTTWSLEQTSPCDLLPAAAPDGDGVRIVRSEVPSPEFSRFLYASVGGDIRWIDRLPWSYARWQEYLDRPGVETWVAYDRGTPAGYVEFEPQDAGAVEIGYFGLIPAFRGRRIGGHLLSYATARAWDLADRWPGLPPTKRVWLRTCTRDGEHAMGNYLRRGFKLFDTKVTEEADVAAPGPWPGA
- a CDS encoding nitrite/sulfite reductase; translation: MAATPQNSATPRRKVSRHRGEGQWAAGHFTPLNGNEQFKKDDDGLNVRTRIETIYSKRGFDSIDPNDLRGRMRWWGLYTQRKPGIDGGKTAILEPEELDDKYFMLRVRIDGGRLTTRQLRVIGEISQEFARGTADITDRQNVQYHWIRVEDVPEIWERLEAVGLSTTEACGDTPRVIIGSPVAGIAADEIIDGTPAMDEIHRRIVGNKDFSNLPRKFKSAISGSPLLDVAHEINDIAFVGVRHPEHGPGFDVWVGGGLSTNPKIGQRLGTWVPLDEVPDVYEGVISIFRDYGYRRLRTRARLKFLLADWGTEKFRQVLEDEYLKRKLIDGPAPDQPVARWRDHVGVHQQNDGRFYVGFAPRVGRVDGTTLTKIADLAEAHGSGRVRTTVEQKMIVLDVTEDQVDSLVAGLEALDLTVHPSPFRRGTMACTGIEYCKLAIVETKARGASLIDELERRIPDFDEPITININGCPNACARIQVADIGLKGQLVLNDQGEQVEGFQVHLGGALGLEAGFGRKVRGLKVTSEELPDYVERVLKRFQEEREDGERFATWVTRASEEALS
- a CDS encoding helix-turn-helix domain-containing protein — its product is MDVTRLIATDAARASRVLGGIRASALSGSGPDSDSESGRRPRPVPRPAIRESWNRMLHSGIDPDHDFRVDLLSRDEVERRRQTSPLRHVLPVLREGLLALADTSQHIMMVADADARVLWREGSTAVLRKADGQGLGIGADWREETVGTNGVGTPLVSRRPVQVFSAEHFVHALHSWTCTGAPITDPRDGRLLGAVDISGPLETLHPFTLALVDSVAKLAQARLRDLHLTSLEQLRAVAAPVLARIDGRAIAVDRDGWTAAVTGMPYTNRLALPDPVSPGRCWLPTLGLCWVEPLPSGWLIRPTADPPPASTATHITLDLAHPRRSTVTVTSCTGSWTHDLTPRHAELLYLLALHRGGRSASALADDMFGDPTRTVTVRAEMSRVRRYLGAFLDHRPYRFTERAKVEVRLPESPLDLLPHSLAPGVVRARAASGGQPWLERR
- the cysC gene encoding adenylyl-sulfate kinase, which codes for MTTGATVWLTGLPSAGKTTIAYELAGRLREEGHLVEVLDGDEIREFLTADLGFSRADRHTNVQRIGFLADMLARNGVKALVPVIAPYADSREAVRKRHDASGAAYLEVHVATPVEVCSVRDVKGLYAKQAAGEISGLTGVDDPYEAPENPDLRIESQDQTVRESAALVHKLLTERGLA
- the cysD gene encoding sulfate adenylyltransferase subunit CysD; its protein translation is MTTTVATVSEETGTPYVLSHLDALESEAVHIFREVAGEFERPVILFSGGKDSIVMLHLALKAFAPAAIPFSLLHVDTGHNFPEVIDYRDRTVEKHGLRLHVASVQDYIDRGVLKERPDGTRNPLQTVPLTEKIQTEKFDAVFGGGRRDEEKARAKERVFSLRDEFSQWDPRRQRPELWQLYNGRHAPGEHVRVFPLSNWTELDVWQYIAREGIELPEIYFAHEREVFMRAGMWLTAGEWGGPKDGEAVEKRLIRYRTVGDMSCTGAVDSDAVTLDQVIAEIAASRLTERGATRADDKLSEAAMEDRKREGYF
- a CDS encoding ABC transporter ATP-binding protein encodes the protein MATALAKAADSVLAVEHAARIEHVSKSFPGPAGQQLVLDDISLDVAPGEFVTLLGASGCGKSTLLNLVAGLDRPTSGSITTDGRPALMFQEHALFPWLTAGKNVELALKLRGVPKNERRERAEELLELVRLKGAYGKRVHELSGGMRQRVAMARALAQESKLLLMDEPFAALDAITRDVLHDELTRIWSETRLSVLFVTHNVREAVRLAERVVLLSSRPGRVAREWTVGIPQPRRIEDTAVAELSVEITEELRKEIRRHGQH
- a CDS encoding putative leader peptide → MSGTGIALVSRRHVDLGRVSSAMCPAS
- a CDS encoding sulfate adenylyltransferase subunit 1; the protein is MSTTTELTETTLLRFATAGSVDDGKSTLVGRLLHDSKSILTDQLEAVERASASRGQEGPDLALLTDGLRAEREQGITIDVAYRYFATARRRFILADTPGHVQYTRNMVTGASTAELTVILVDARNGVVEQTRRHAAIAALLRVPHVVLAVNKMDLVGYEEQVFASIAEKFTAYATELGVPEVTSIPISALAGDNVVEPSANMDWYGGPTFLEHLETVPVSHDMAHCHARLPVQFVIRPQTAEHPDYRGYAGQIAAGTFRVGDPVTVLPSGRTTKVSGIDLLGKPVEAAYTPQSVTLLLEDDIDISRGDLIVPSKDAPSTTQDIEATVCHVADQPLTVGHRVLLKHGTRTVKAIVKDIPSRLTLDDLSLHPHPGQLVANDIGRVKIRAAEALPVDSYADSRRTGSFILIDPADGTTLTAGMVGESFASPEPVKDEAEDDGWDF
- a CDS encoding aliphatic sulfonate ABC transporter substrate-binding protein, with amino-acid sequence MPVAPAVRRTLAVLAALPLLTLAACGYGSQAKSDGRQRIAAGAEKIDGLDAVQIGYFGNLTHATALVGQDQGFFQKELGATKAEYTAFNAGPSEIEALNAGSIDIGWIGPSPAINGYTKADGTNLRIIGGAASGGVKLVVNPDRIKTLKDVKGKKIATPQLGNTQDVAFLNWIAEQGWKVDAQSGQGDVSVVRTDNAIAPNAYKSGSIDGAWVPEPTASKLVAEGAKVLLDEADLWPDKKFVITNIIVRQDFLKKYPKVVEAVLRGSVETNAWIAANPDKAKASANAQLKADSGKELPANVLGPAWESIQFVDDPLASTLRTEADHAVKAGLLEQPKLDGIYDVRPLNKVLKAAGEPEVDDAGLGVK
- a CDS encoding phosphoadenylyl-sulfate reductase, whose product is MTTVQADSDTSLEDENPADPEAAKRAELKALAEQAGRDLEDSSALEILQWAVDTFGKRFCVTSSMEDAVVAHLASRARPGVDVVFLDTGYHFPETIGTRDAVEAVMDVNVLTITPRQTVAEQDAEYGPRLHDRDPDLCCFLRKVKPLEEGLTRFDAWATGLRRDESETRANTPVVGWDEKRGKVKISPIARWTQDDVDAYVVEHGVLTNPLLMDGYTSVGCAPCTRRVADGEDARAGRWAGSAKTECGLHL